A genomic window from Silene latifolia isolate original U9 population chromosome Y, ASM4854445v1, whole genome shotgun sequence includes:
- the LOC141634241 gene encoding uncharacterized protein LOC141634241: protein MVAVVVVMWVVVVDIQIMDTQNISLNTHGMGWTLGRSLEMDTDENSCTSSMVPENACEIQCSEIKGSRSRKDGRNQQIVSDQYFVTVDNCSRPSVVGASSEENAIKPETTEGEPEFQVIAFSF, encoded by the exons ATGGTAGCGGTGGTGGTGGTTATGTGGGTAGTCGTAGTTGATATTCAGATCATGGATACACAAAATATCAGCCTgaatacacatg GCATGGGATGGACACTGGGAAGATCATTGGAAATGGACACAGATGAAAATTCTTGCACATCCAGTATGGTGCCGGAAAATGCGTGTGAGATACAATGTTCAGAAATTAAGGGTTCTCGATCTCGAAAG GATGGTAGAAATCAGCAGATAGTGTCGGATCAGTATTTTGTTACTGTCGACAACTGCAGTAGACCTTCAGTAGTAGGAGCATCATCGGAAGAAAATGCAATTAAACCTGAAACAACTGAAGGTGAACCCGAGTTCCAGGTCATAGCATTTTCATTCTAG